gggaagccTCAGAATAGGCACTCACACTAAGCTGAGAGGACAGATctggaagcaaacaaacactGCAGCTTTGTTCCCTCCTCACAATCATGAAAACCGTAACACTGGCTGGGAAATAAACTGCCTTGAAAGAACAAGGTGCCCACTTGgatttaaagagaaacaaaggtgGGAGAAGTTGGAAGCGCATACTGGGAGGAGTCATTCCAGGTTTCTTCCAACTTCTCTTGAATGGACCGGGCATTGGCACAACTTGGGCAGAGAGAGATGCACGCACCCATGTGAATAGACAGCATGGCAGGGAAACCTGCTCTGTCACCAGCTTGTCCTTAACATGGCCACAAAGCACGTGAGTGGCCAGCAGCAAAATCCAGACTTCACTAGACAGGCAAAAAGTTTTGCAAATGCCCTGGACAGGGCCAGGTTTTCAACCTCGCTGACGCCCCATGGATCTGAGGTTGCGCAGGCGTCCTTAACCTGACACGATTGCCacagggcacaaatgcttttgcAACCAAGCTGTGCTTCTGAACACGAGCTTTCCTCGCTGGGGAGATGAAGGCAGGTACCCAAGTGACCCTGATGGGAATTCTTACAAGGTTTTGACAGTGCTGTATTTGGCCAGACTCATTGCTGCATCCCTTAGCAGGACATCTTTGATTGCTCTTCTTGCTGCCTTTCTCCGTCCAGCCAcaggcaaagagctgctctgaaggagcaAGGAAGcttggaggctgcttggagacctAAACCTTATGTACCCATCTCaagagcttttccttcagaTCTTGCTATCACTGACCTTCACATGCTCTTTTTATGGGCAAAGCATGCTGTTTTGCACACATTCAGGTATTTGAAGGGTCACCTTGACATACAGGCAGAGAACACACCGGATTCGTAGAAATACAGAactacagaaccacagaatgttttagcttggaaggggccttaaagattatctactTCCAACcctccttccatgggcagggacacctttcgctagaccaggctgctcaaaggcctgtccaacctgaactcaaagtattaaaatattctggtggccattggacttatatacatataatataCCAGTAGATGTACAAGACCATTGTGATTAAAATGGCCTTGATTCTTAAAAGTGGAAAGTAATAAATCCATAGCTTTGGCTTCACTTTGGGATGTGGGTTCTTCCACACCGGCTTTGCCACCTCTCTCTGGAGTCACTGCCTGTGACAGTTCAACGGGAAGAGCGGCCCCTCGCAGCCGCTCTCAATCCCGACAACAGGGCAATCCCaggccccagctgctgcaggcactgcccaggaaAAGCCCAGAGTTTCCCCTGCCACACATCTGCTGGCTCTCCGCTCAAGCCTCTCCTCCTCAGTGCTGGCACCTTTTGGCAGCACACGGGGCAGAACCCAGGGGCCTCTGTGCTGccctcctttcccagggactgcctggctctgctgcgcCTCAAAGACACTGAGGATTAAAGCTGAATCAGCAGCAAGCCCTCCTGCAACCTTGCCCTCTCCACCCGACATTAATTTGTCCCACTGAGGGCTGGGTAATAATACTCTGAAATAATTGCACAAACAAGGCCTTAAAGGCAGTCGCTCTGGTCAGAGGCCTCTTTCCCAGCAAACTGCTGTCAGCTCGCAGAGGCAGCAGTAAGAACCCGCATTTGAAGCTGTTCCTGTTGCTGCACGgtgcaggaaggcagcagagccatccgtGGCTGGCCCGTTTGCCCCCGCGCAGCCAAGGGGAGAATCACCTGGCACAAGTGGGCCTTGCGGGCGAGGAATGCCTCCTggaacggcagtgccgctgccaacaggccctctgaccaaggaatgcctccgggaacggcagtgccgctgccaacaggccctctgaccaaggaatgcctccgggaacggcagtgccgctgccaacaggctctctggccaaggaatgcctccgggaacggcagtggcgctgccaacaggctctctggccaaggaatgcctcccACAATGGCAGCCGCGCTCGctccgtgctgctgcagcccgcgGGGCGATTCCCGAAGACGCTTCTGCTGTTGCCATGGCCCCGGTGGCAACGGAGCGTCACAGGCACGGCCGGGGCGGTGTCCAGGTGCCCAGGGCGGGGCTCAGAGGGCACGGAACCCTGCTGGAGCCCCGCCCGCACCCCCTGCTGCACAcgggagcccagccctgcccggcagccgCACACGGGCTGTGCCCGAGGCGGGGCCGCACGGCCCTGCGCCACCGAGCCGCAGGGCCCTGCCCGGCAGCTGAGAAGGAGCCACTGAGGGAGCCCTCAGGGCCCagggccagagctgcagctgctttgtccaAAGGCTCAGGGGCATCCCATGAGTAAAGCTGGCAAGAAATTCACTGATGGGACTTGCACGTCTTGTGGCCCTTGAGCACTGATGGAAACTCAGGGAGGCTGTGTCCCGGTCCAGACAGGAGAGCCCCTGGACTGGGGCCTCTGCAACAAGAATTTCACATGTAAATTACTTGGTAATGGGATAAAAAACCAAGACACCAGAACAACCCAACTTATGTATATCATTCGCAAGTTCTTGATTCTTTCAAGCAGAGATAAGTCTTGAGAGACTTCATGTGAAAAAGCATTCTGCACACTGAGTGACTCCATCAGATGGGGAATGCAGTCTTAAATCCTCTCGGCCAAATAGACACAAATAATCTAAAAAAGTCAATTTCCCTGAGGCTCTCTCTTGGCACCGTGGTTTCTTCTCCGGCTGCAATCTGGGccatacctttttttccccctcttgagTATTTTATCCCAGCGGCATTACTGCCATTGCTGATGGGCTCCTTTATGGCCAGCGGTGGGCACGTCTTGGTCTTATTTTTAAGGGAACTATTTCATTTCtggccaggaaaaggaaagtgaaaaatgctAGAAACCAACCACATAAAGTCAAGTTTTAAAATGATGGAAGGCAGTATGTAAATAAGTTGAGAGTGTTCCATCCTaacctgttttttcatttcattgtatTAATTCAGGTTGGTTGATGCTCTgataagaaaaatgtcttcctttcttctgctgcttctgacaTTTGAACATCGCTGTGAGAGGTTTTGGTTGTACTTCAGGGCCCTTGTGGAGcccttccagcacagaatattctatgattctgtgacctggAGCAATGCTCCTGTGCTCGGCACTGCTGAGGGTGCATCTGGAATCCCGGGCCCGCTTTTGGGAGCGCACTACGAGGCTGGGGCGCGTCCAGGAGATGGGCatggagctggtgcaggctccggagcacaggtgtgatgaggagcagctgagggagctgggggtgctcagcctggagcagaggaggctcggGAGGCACCCGCGGGAGttggcaggtgctggcagaggccgctgctgttctccctcgcagcctgagggcagctgtggcacccggcctcaggagggctgagcggctttcccaggagcttcctgccgcatcccacagcaccggggagggggctgctgccGTTCTTTCGGGTAGAGAGGGCTTCAAAGGTGCCCGGGAAGAGGCCGGGGGTGCGGAGGGCTCAGGCAGGCAGCCCGGGGGCCGCTGGTGCCACGGAGGGAGAGGGAATTGTGCGTGGCCGAAGGGGAAAGCTGCCAGCGGCGTCCGGCTGTGGGCAAGGCCTGTGGCCCCCGTGGagccgggagggctgccgggaaACGGGACGGGggcagctgccctgtgcctggaaccctgccagccctggggctgaggcaccTGGGTGACACCAAATCCCGCCTGGCActgaaaggcaggaaaggactccactactagaaaagtagtaaagtaggtatgttttattccagcgctgggacgcatgggggatagctcctccaaaatcatgcgtgcctacagctgttttcagctcggtatttatcgggttacaagttccatattcattaagtttcctaacaaactcatacatattcatcacctagccccgcccagcctcgcttcgtattataatgaactcaaaagtcatttacatccgcattgcgcttgcgcagtgttgtctggtggttgtggtaggggtctctcGGGGGTCTTGTGACGAAGTCAGGGagagtcttcctcgtctgaacttttcacctttctctcctgcgcatgctcttttatacctttggcctgggtttaagctttgggactggtttgagctagttttgggatgaagcaggatgcctgtctgagactccccctggttttatcagcagtctcttatcttcttcttcctgctctggtatgctgaccaagctagatgcattgttcctaaCAAACGAATTCttttgctccccatccccctgattcagtccccccttttctaaagagttagtaaattcttttactaatactTAAATTCTTCTCCTAATGAATTTTTTGGTAGGCATCTCTTAATGTTTTCCCGTGTGCGTTTGACAAAGTAGTTAGGACTGATAGTCTTTTTAGTACTCTATAGTTCCAAATAAGTAACGCGATAGACAACGCAAGACAGGTGCTAACCAAGGTTAATAAGACAATTATGGGGTGACATAACGTATTTAGGATACCAGTTGCGGTAGGTGACCACCCGAAAAGTGAGTCCCACCAGTTATGACTTGCGTCTTGTCTCACTCTttgcaaaattctgctgatttcttgtgtgtcataatggacagtgactaaggtcttttccccgtttctttggatttctttcaaaatttccATGAGGTCTTGATGCTTTACtaattgctttactaatgtTAGGTTCATCCCAATAGGTGTGGGTAGCAATTTATGGTAAACGGTATAGTTAGACCTTATTAATTGATGAGATACGACTGGTGCTAAATACGAAAAGTCACACCCAACAATCTTggcaaaattacaaatacaaaaattagagtgatTCCTGGCAGTTACATTTATAACATTGTCATCTATCATCATTGAAGTGCAGGTAGttcttaagcacacacagccttgcCCAACATATACGAGTACAGTTTTCGGTGAAGTGTCTGGGTGGATCTCAAAGTGACATATGCCTTGTTCTGTATCAAGACATATGTCTCTGGCATCAAgtgtattactttcacagataaatccttgttgttcCCGTGTAATACAAGATTCTAAATTCActgtttgccatttttctcttACCATCCGAGCCCATACTCTATGTTCAGAGGGGTAGAAAACTGTCCCTTTATGGTTTAATCCCAATGCGACAATaggatgaattacataaactgtgGCATTCCGTATCGTAAGCACAAAGGCAGTAGCTATGTTAGTCATTGGGTCATAGGTGAAATTTACCaaggtccaccaggattggagctttctttctaatttagtaGCATTGTTCCAAACAGCCTCTCGGATCTCAATAGGAAATACACCTTCATTACCCTCTCTTATGATTAAGGAAGCTGtggactgcatccataattgagcTTGTATGCAGCTAAAGGCTAATGAGACATtgtcctgagctgtgccaagtgtgtttaatatcagttCGTGATCCAGGTTGCTGATTTTTGCAAggtctgggagtatttttgagacttgccactggctgtttcctaatgctaatagggaagattgtaggggctgttttaatttggtcaggtcACTGGTTGCCGTGGCCAGTTtattcatcagtatctctgaatcaaTTCCATTTATAACTCCCAGCCCTGTTCCTAGCATGCCACTCAGGCCTCTCCGCATTCTGCCCTTGAGGGGGGTTTgcttctgcagccaggctgtccacccttcaagggatgtttgaattaaaggggagcaggctggttggatttcagaaatgttaatttgcattagtagttCTACACGCTTAAGAGACCATTCTGGGTTAAACAGCAGTAATTGTTGGCCTGTGTTCCTCACTACATAAGGGCCAATCTCATAAACCTTTGGCTCAGATTTAAGTGGTGTGACCTGGGTTCGGATCTGATTGCCAGAGTAGGTCATAGTGGGCCTAGCCATggcatttatctggaatttgaatgagagtCCATTACTGCCTTGGCCCCAAAGACAAACCACTTCCACAGTCTgtactaatgtaaaattataccaaCAGTCTGCTTCACTTGCGTAACTACAGATTTCACGGTGTTTGTCTGTAGAAGTAGTTGAGACACTgatttgggttgcttttttGTGAGTAGTCCCGTTAATCATTCGGCATCCAATCTtgattttttctcctacagtcccctggagctgccaagttctttgtttttcccactcTTGCTTTGTATACACTTGGTTTCCGTGTATGACTACAGTCAAcaggtttaaattttttaaatcagaatatttccccatgagTCCAGTAACCCGCATAAAGGCTTGAGACCATATGTCTTCTCCCCTAGGAATAATTTCCTGGCTGATGGTTACAATTATAACtgtgagaaaaacaattttccGGGTTATACTTGCGTGCCaccctaacattttcattttgttcgagtaaacttcaatttcaattcatccccaggggtcactttccaaggggtctctggagccttctttactcgggtatggtgaatccaggcactctgttctctgatcttaatCGCGGTGTAAGTGGTGAGGAGCacctggaatggtccttcccactgtggttccagagtcttttctgtaagagacttaacatatacataatctccaggctgaatgccaTGTACAGGACCGTCTAGGCCTCGACTTCGAGTTCCAGCCACATGTTTTCcaatttctctaagctgtttATCTAAAGCAATCATGTAGGTGGTTAGCGTTTCTTCCCCTGTTTGGGTAGATATTCCTTTCTGTACCCCATATGGTCTcccataaagtatttcaaagggacttAGCTTCTCCTTAATCCTGGGCTTGGTCCGAATTCGTAACAATGCAAGTGGGAGAGATTGGGGCCAGGGTAGGTTAGCTTCTTGCCCTAATCTCACAATTTGCTGCTTAATCATAtggttcattttctctacttggcCACTCGACTGGGGATGATATGGAGTGTGGAGTTCCCAGTCTATGCCTAAATGTCGGCTAGTTTGTTGTAccacccttgaaataaaatgtggtcccctatctgatgacattGTGGCTGGAACTCCGAAGCGCggtattatttcttgtagtaaCACCTTtgttacttctcgagccttagcGGTCCTAGTaggaaaagcttctggccatcctgaaaaagtatctgttaGCACTAACAAATATCGATACCccccttttcttggaagttctgtgaaatcaatctgccactgctgtcctggcccatggcctctcccaatTTGGCCTAATTTTGGtttaggggtatttttgggattagtctggaggcaaaggttgcacTGTCGAGTTACTTGCATAACAGTTTCGTATAAGTTTCTGGCGATAATTTTCTCAATTAAGTAATTATATAAGGCATTTGTTCCCCAGTGTGTTTTCTGGTGTTCCTCTCTAACTACGGCCCATAGCAAATGAGAGGGAACAActactttttcccctgcagtgatagcccatccctcttggttaaatgttcccttttcatctttaatcaatttcttgtcttttttattatatgttggCTTACCCTCTAGGGAAAGTTGTCCATCTGGGATCAAGGCCCCAGTTGTTGTTacttcaccttttgctgcttcttttgcctctctgtccgccagttcatttccttcttccaattctgagctcaccttttgatgtgcccttatgtgcatgattgctactttctcaggtagctggactgcttccaacagccgcattatttcttctgcatgtttgatgttctttccatgcgaatttaacagtcctctttctttccaaatggccccGTGTGCGTGTACAACTCCAAACGCATACCTTGAGTCTgtatagatgtttattttctttccttttgccatctctAAGGCACGAGTTAGGgcgattatttcagccttttgtgcagaggtgtttgttggcaggggtccggattctatcacctcctggcaggtggtaactgcatacccagcatgtcgctttccactgatgatgtagctgctcccatcagtaaaCCAGGTCTCTGCGTTGTCTAAAGGGGTATCCTTCAGATCCGGGCGGCTGGAGTAGGTGGCTTCGATGGTCTCCAGGCAATCATGGCGTACCGGTTCCccttgatttccactgagaaaggaagctggattgacaatgttagttaccactatttctacatcatcttgttccaccatgatggcttgatatttcaggaacctttgtggggagagccagtgcccacctttcacttccagcaccgCAGACACCGTGTGGGATAccagtacagtcattctctgacCCAAGGTGAACTTGCGTGCTTCTTGGATGTTTAGCACGactgctgcaacagctctgaggcacccaggccatcctttggctgctgcatctagctgcttagagaaataagcaactgcccgtcggtatgggcccaggtcctgtgctagtattcccagggcgatcccttgcttctcatgggaaaatagaaagaatggctTACTCACGTCTGGGAgtcctagagctggagctgacatgagggcattctttagctggctgaaggcccgcgtggcctcctttgtccactggagatctctgctttcctttgtaatgaGTTCATATAATGGTTTCACGAGCAGTCCGTAATTGTAAATCCACAATCTGCACCACCCCgtcatccccagaaaagtccGTAACTCTTTCGCTGtctggggctttggggtttggCATATCGCTTCTTTGCGATCTTGCCCCAAAGTTCGTTGCCCAGCACTGACTTCATAGCCTAGATAGATCACTTTCCGTTTCAccacctgagcctttttcttggaTACCCTGTACCCTTGGAGTCCCAAGAAGTTTAAGAGGCTTACCGTCCAGGCTGTGCAAGCTTCCTCTGTTCGGGTAGCTATTAGGAGATCATCCACGTACTGCaatagcttcccttctcctggtggggcttcccaggactctaTGTCTTTTGCGAGCTGTTCTCCAAACAAGGTgggactgttcttaaatccctgaggcaacaccgtccatgtgagctgggttttgcgcccactcttagggctttcccattcgaatgcaaaaattttctggctggcttcatggagagggaggcaaaagaaggcatcctttaGATCTAAAACAGTAAACCAGGTTAGTTCTGGTGTTAAGCATGTTAACAGAGTGTAAGGGTTTGCCACCACAGGATAGAGATCCTCAGTTATCTTATTAACAGCCCGTAAATCCTGGACCACCCGGTAAGATCCATCGGGTTTACGGACAGGCAGGATAGGAGTATTAAAATCAGATTGGCACTCTTTTAACAATCccaactgtaagaatttttcaattattgggccaattccttccctgtcttcccttttaaggggatactgtttaattctaactggttgtttcccttctttgagtttgatctgtattggggttgcatttttggctctcccaggtacatctgtggcccagactcctgggaacacCTGGCTTATTATCTCTTCCCTGATTTCCTCCACAGGGCCTTTGGTTGTTAATATTAGGCTCAGTATCTCTATGTACTGTTGGTCATTTACCTCCAGAATAACTTCcccattcctaaaaataatggtTGCTTGTAATTGTTCTAATAAGTCTCTTCCCAAgagtgcttttggagaattgggtaaatatagaaacttgtgaataccccattgtttcccaattttatatttcaatggcttacaaaaataagctttttcagattGGCCAGTTGCTCcgtgtaccacaatatagtCATTCTCCACAGGCatcaaagctttatttaaaactgaatatgctGCCCCCGTATCCActaaaaattctatttctttttccttgtccccTAGCTTCATTATAACCAGTGGATCTGCTAGGGTGGAATCCCCCGGTCCTCTTCAGTCTTCTTTCACATGTgcaaccaccctcccccttcctcggtttcctctgttctggcggtcttcttgtcttctttctgggcactcatttttccaatggCCAGACCTTCCACAAATCGCGCATTGGTCTCTACCTAGCCGGGGTGGGCCCTGTCTGGGAGGTCCTCGTCTGGGGGGTCCTTGTCTAAGTTTTCCTCTATTCCCTTCTTCTACCACTGCTACTAATCTCCTCATCCCTTGCTTGTAGCTTTCTTCTCGATTACTGAATACCCTCCAAGCTGCATCTAAGAGAGTTTCTAAATTCCTCCCTTCTGGCCCCTGAAGTTTCTGTAATTTACGTCTGATATCTCCTGTGGATTGCCCTATAAACAAAGATACTAGCTGTTGTACCCCTACCTCGGTCCCAGGATCCAGCGATGTGTTACGGCGCATTGCATCCCTCAGACGATCCAGGAATTCGGATGGTGACTCGGAAGGACCCTGTCTTATTGCGTACAAAGCTAACCAGTTTAGGGTCTTGGGAATAGCCCTTTCCACCCCTTTTGCTATCCATTCTTGataaccttttaatttctttaattcagctgttctattcggattccagtgtggttcctggagtgggaagtaaTCTTTTACATCTAATTGTTGCGTTTTGTAATAGTCCTCTGCCAAGTCTcgagctgttttcaaaactaactgtctttctgtctctgttagtcCACCTAATAACAATTGTATATCAGCCCAATCTGGATTATGCTGTTTAATTATAAGTCGCAAGCGCTCAGCAGTACTTGCTGGATCATTTCGGTAATTTTTGGCAATATTATACCATGCATCTAGGTCAGCGGTAGAGAAAGGTACTCTAATCAACATTGTATCCCCATCAGGTGCCACCgcctctctcaggggtgccatcagTACCTGTTTCCTGGTTCGGGACGAGACAGGACTGCCCGGGGGAGAGGGGGTTGGCGCTGGTGTTCCTTCCGAGTCCGCATCCTCTTCCTGTCTCCTAAGGGGAGGCTTAAGCAAATCGGTTAATTCATCATCAtcttgtccctgagctgctgtttgaTAGACTTTGTCTGACCTTATGCATCTCTGACCTATGCTGCACGACGAGCAGCAGCGCTTAATTCTTCTTtggccctttttattttctttttccagagctaacaccataggatcactggggggtttgattccacagtctctctgccattcagggtgttttcggagagagaaaaatgcatcagcgTAGGAAACTTCTTCCCATTTACCTTCCCGCCTCAGAAACAGCATTAGCTGAAGCAAAGTATTATAATCTAAAGTTCCGTTAGATGGCCATTtagctttattttctaatttatacagtggccaccactgggtacaatattttataagggtttttttattttctgtgcctccagctcctaCTATCTCCTTCCAATGGGCTAGAATACAGCCGAGCGGGCTTGCTCTGGGGATTTCCTTACTTTGTCTGGTTCCCATCCTATTTGAGCTTACTCAAATACTGTGCCACCCCCTTCGGGTCACCTGTATCCTATGCCTTTTGCCAAGGCTGCTTgaaatctccctttttttttttttttttttttttttttttttttttttgtttgtttgtttgttttttttttttcctttctccgaCTTCCACAAGATCTACACTGAACTTACACCCACACACCAAGCAGGGAGTCCTCTCTATCACTCGAGCAGATAGGACACATGAATGGAGAGAGTTTTGTCCCCTAGCGTTATCTCGTTTCCACCCAAATCTTTCTTCACACT
This window of the Aphelocoma coerulescens isolate FSJ_1873_10779 unplaced genomic scaffold, UR_Acoe_1.0 HiC_scaffold_121, whole genome shotgun sequence genome carries:
- the LOC138100629 gene encoding uncharacterized protein → MLGWHASITRKIVFLTVIIVTISQEIIPRGEDIWSQAFMRVTGLMGKYSDLKNLNLLTVVIHGNQVYTKQEWEKQRTWQLQGTVGEKIKIGCRMINGTTHKKATQISVSTTSTDKHREICSYASEADCWYNFTLVQTVEVVCLWGQGSNGLSFKFQINAMARPTMTYSGNQIRTQVTPLKSEPKVYEIGPYVVRNTGQQLLLFNPEWSLKRVELLMQINISEIQPACSPLIQTSLEGWTAWLQKQTPLKGRMRRGLSGMLGTGLGVINGIDSEILMNKLATATSDLTKLKQPLQSSLLALGNSQWQVSKILPDLAKISNLDHELILNTLGTAQDNVSLAFSCIQAQLWMQSTASLIIREGNEGVFPIEIREAVWNNATKLERKLQSWWTLVNFTYDPMTNIATAFVLTIRNATVYVIHPIVALGLNHKGTVFYPSEHRVWARMVREKWQTVNLESCITREQQGFICESNTLDARDICLDTEQGICHFEIHPDTSPKTVLVYVGQGCVCLRTTCTSMMIDDNVINVTARNHSNFCICNFAKIVGCDFSYLAPVVSHQLIRSNYTVYHKLLPTPIGMNLTLVKQLVKHQDLMEILKEIQRNGEKTLVTVHYDTQEISRILQRVRQDASHNWWDSLFGWSPTATGILNTLCHPIIVLLTLVSTCLALSIALLIWNYRVLKRLSVLTTLSNAHGKTLRDAYQKIH